A region from the Micrococcus cohnii genome encodes:
- a CDS encoding phage holin family protein yields the protein MSATHGSHTPGSQTDGLGRHFSGAHGYETRAEQRAEHESLGTMFSAMTEKISLLVRQEVALAKAEATDSAKKAGTGIGMGVGAALAGFFVLLFLSLTLMYALGALMPLGWAAFIVALLWAGAAAVLGLGAKKHVEKIKGLKQTRQTVQEMPDTLNPTKETP from the coding sequence ATGAGCGCCACGCACGGATCCCACACGCCCGGATCGCAGACGGACGGCCTGGGCCGGCACTTCTCCGGCGCCCACGGGTATGAGACTCGCGCCGAGCAGCGGGCCGAACACGAGTCGCTCGGCACCATGTTCTCCGCGATGACCGAGAAGATCTCGTTGCTGGTGCGGCAGGAGGTCGCCCTTGCCAAGGCCGAGGCCACCGACTCAGCCAAGAAGGCGGGCACGGGCATCGGCATGGGCGTCGGAGCGGCCCTCGCCGGCTTCTTCGTCCTGCTGTTCCTGTCCTTGACGCTGATGTACGCGCTCGGTGCCCTGATGCCTTTGGGCTGGGCTGCGTTCATCGTGGCCCTGCTATGGGCCGGCGCCGCCGCGGTCCTCGGCCTGGGCGCCAAGAAGCATGTCGAGAAGATCAAGGGTCTCAAGCAGACCCGCCAGACGGTTCAGGAGATGCCGGACACCCTGAACCCCACGAAGGAGACCCCGTGA
- a CDS encoding DUF3618 domain-containing protein, with amino-acid sequence MSTQYNDPRIPQTNDPDRIRAEIERTRSDLGHDVDALAEKVSPTKAVSRQTHRVRDGLSTVKESIMGTDPNTQHPGPRHAEASGPSTMDKAKAAAHEVADQARAHTHDAVDQARGLAHDAQGEAQYAAGRTRGHAQHAGDQVRDAAGTVQNQVRTAPAQIRRQTKGNPLAAGMIAFGAGWLVSTLLPGTRAEQQAAQQLHDHSGPIVDEAKNIAGQFRDDMQPAAQEAVAAVKDRASDGVDAVTADGAQKADALKGEAQQAAGEVQGAARQH; translated from the coding sequence GTGAGCACGCAGTACAACGACCCCCGGATCCCGCAGACGAACGATCCGGACCGGATCCGCGCCGAGATCGAGCGCACCCGGTCCGATCTCGGCCACGACGTCGACGCCCTGGCCGAGAAAGTCAGCCCGACCAAGGCCGTCAGCCGTCAGACCCACCGCGTCCGTGACGGCCTGAGCACCGTGAAGGAGAGCATCATGGGCACCGATCCGAACACACAGCACCCTGGGCCGCGTCACGCTGAGGCCTCGGGCCCGTCGACGATGGACAAGGCGAAGGCCGCAGCGCACGAGGTGGCCGATCAGGCGCGCGCTCACACGCACGACGCCGTCGACCAGGCGCGCGGCCTCGCCCACGACGCGCAGGGCGAGGCCCAGTACGCGGCGGGCCGGACCCGCGGCCACGCCCAGCATGCTGGCGACCAGGTCCGCGACGCGGCCGGCACCGTGCAGAACCAGGTGCGCACCGCCCCGGCGCAGATCCGGCGGCAGACCAAGGGCAACCCCCTGGCCGCCGGCATGATCGCCTTCGGCGCGGGCTGGCTGGTGAGCACTCTGCTGCCGGGTACCCGCGCCGAGCAGCAGGCGGCCCAGCAGCTGCACGATCACTCAGGCCCGATCGTCGATGAGGCCAAGAACATCGCGGGCCAGTTCCGCGATGACATGCAGCCTGCCGCACAGGAGGCCGTGGCGGCCGTGAAGGACCGCGCGAGTGACGGTGTTGACGCTGTGACAGCGGACGGCGCGCAGAAGGCCGACGCACTGAAGGGCGAGGCCCAGCAGGCCGCCGGCGAGGTCCAGGGCGCTGCCCGACAGCACTGA
- a CDS encoding glycerophosphodiester phosphodiesterase family protein, translated as MRTPFPRRAAALSAAVAVAAPALFAPTALAGGAPTQPTPEAPKAPSVDAPESGTPGTGIERPEVVAHRGASGYRPEHTLAAYELAVEQGADVIEPDLVSTKDGVLVDRHENDITGTTDVAERPEFADRKKTKVVDGVEQTGWFTEDFTLDELLTLRAKERLPEVRGESASYDGMYQVPTFAAVLMLRERLSEETGREIGIIPEIKHSTYFDEQGLSMEEKAVAQLEVMGLNTEDSVATVQSFELENLRELNHELGLKAPTVFLSWYEGFPYDSTAAGDEVRDYAWYETEAGMREIKAAGVDVLGPELSQIIEKTEDGAVGAETSFVDDAHRLGLEVVPYTFRAENQFLYSDFQSSEDPNEHGDMAGQIRLFLDAGIDGLFTDQPDLGVEAVDGWVEDQNRGR; from the coding sequence ATGCGCACCCCGTTCCCCCGCCGCGCCGCCGCCCTGTCCGCGGCGGTCGCCGTCGCCGCCCCTGCCCTGTTCGCTCCGACCGCCCTCGCCGGCGGCGCTCCCACGCAGCCGACGCCGGAGGCTCCGAAGGCCCCGTCCGTCGACGCCCCTGAGTCCGGCACCCCGGGCACCGGCATCGAGCGCCCCGAGGTCGTCGCGCACCGGGGCGCCTCCGGTTACCGCCCGGAGCACACCCTCGCGGCCTACGAGCTGGCCGTCGAGCAGGGCGCCGACGTGATCGAGCCGGACCTGGTCTCGACGAAGGACGGTGTCCTCGTCGACCGGCACGAGAACGACATCACTGGAACCACCGACGTCGCCGAACGCCCCGAGTTCGCCGACCGCAAGAAGACCAAGGTCGTGGACGGCGTCGAGCAGACCGGCTGGTTCACCGAGGACTTCACCCTCGACGAGCTGCTCACCCTGCGCGCCAAGGAGCGTTTGCCCGAGGTGCGGGGCGAGTCCGCCTCCTACGACGGCATGTACCAGGTGCCGACCTTCGCCGCCGTGCTGATGCTGCGCGAGCGCCTCTCCGAGGAGACCGGCCGTGAGATCGGCATCATCCCGGAGATCAAGCACTCCACCTACTTCGATGAGCAGGGCCTGTCGATGGAGGAGAAGGCCGTCGCACAGCTCGAGGTCATGGGCCTGAACACGGAGGACTCCGTCGCCACCGTCCAGTCCTTCGAGCTGGAGAACCTGCGCGAGCTGAACCACGAGCTCGGCCTGAAGGCGCCGACCGTGTTCCTGTCCTGGTACGAGGGCTTCCCGTACGACTCGACGGCCGCCGGCGATGAGGTCCGCGACTACGCCTGGTACGAGACGGAGGCCGGCATGCGGGAGATCAAGGCCGCCGGCGTCGACGTGCTCGGCCCGGAGCTGAGCCAGATCATCGAGAAGACCGAGGACGGCGCCGTGGGCGCTGAGACGTCGTTCGTGGACGACGCGCACCGCCTCGGCCTCGAGGTGGTGCCGTACACCTTCCGTGCCGAGAACCAGTTCCTGTACTCGGACTTCCAGTCCTCCGAGGACCCGAACGAGCACGGAGACATGGCCGGCCAGATTCGCCTGTTCCTGGATGCCGGCATCGACGGGCTGTTCACCGATCAGCCGGACCTCGGCGTCGAGGCGGTCGACGGCTGGGTCGAGGACCAGAACCGCGGCCGCTGA
- the panC gene encoding pantoate--beta-alanine ligase, translated as MSRSETSAAPAGTAAQPADTDTAAPSAVDESRSPSGPVLTTTTTRFRAALAERLAAVRADRQVEDDAVATVGFVPTMGALHEGHATLVRQARAENDVVAASVFVNPLQFGDPADLENYPRTLEEDLEVLAEAGCDVVFAPSVEQMYPGYPDGPIVTVSAGRMGEVLEGASRPGHFDGVCTVVTKLWNLAAAGTAGAPLRSYFGQKDAQQVSVLRRLAADLDLPVEVRAVPIVRSPEGLALSSRNSRLDEAGRQSALVLHRALRSLAEAAENGEVVDVQAARQMIAEEPGVTLDHLVVVDRETLEELGPELLCQPLRREALALVAAHVPPVRLIDNMVLPAAS; from the coding sequence GTGAGCCGCTCAGAGACCTCCGCCGCGCCCGCTGGCACCGCTGCGCAGCCCGCCGACACCGACACCGCTGCGCCGTCCGCCGTCGACGAGTCCCGTTCCCCCTCCGGCCCTGTCCTGACGACGACGACGACGCGGTTCCGTGCCGCCCTGGCCGAGCGTCTGGCCGCCGTCCGAGCCGACCGGCAGGTCGAGGACGACGCCGTCGCGACCGTGGGGTTCGTCCCGACGATGGGCGCCCTGCACGAGGGGCACGCCACGCTGGTGCGGCAGGCTCGAGCCGAGAACGACGTGGTGGCCGCGAGCGTGTTCGTGAACCCGCTGCAGTTCGGTGATCCGGCGGACCTGGAGAACTATCCGCGCACGCTGGAGGAGGACCTCGAGGTCCTCGCCGAGGCCGGCTGCGACGTGGTGTTCGCCCCGTCCGTGGAGCAGATGTACCCGGGCTACCCCGACGGGCCGATCGTGACGGTGTCCGCCGGGCGCATGGGCGAAGTGCTCGAGGGCGCCTCCCGTCCGGGCCACTTCGACGGGGTGTGCACCGTCGTCACGAAGCTGTGGAACCTGGCCGCCGCGGGGACAGCGGGCGCGCCGTTGCGCAGCTACTTCGGCCAGAAGGACGCGCAGCAGGTGTCCGTGCTGCGTCGTCTGGCCGCGGACCTGGACCTGCCGGTCGAGGTGCGTGCGGTGCCGATCGTGCGCTCACCGGAGGGCCTGGCCCTCTCGAGCCGCAACAGCCGCCTGGACGAGGCGGGCCGGCAGTCCGCGCTTGTGCTGCACCGGGCGCTGCGCTCACTGGCCGAGGCCGCCGAGAACGGCGAGGTCGTGGACGTCCAGGCGGCCCGGCAGATGATCGCCGAGGAGCCGGGCGTCACGCTTGACCACCTCGTCGTCGTGGATCGCGAGACCCTCGAGGAGCTCGGCCCCGAGCTGCTCTGCCAGCCGCTGCGCCGGGAGGCGCTCGCCCTGGTCGCCGCCCATGTGCCCCCGGTGCGCCTGATCGACAACATGGTGCTGCCGGCGGCCTCGTGA